In one window of Bacteroidales bacterium DNA:
- a CDS encoding PAS domain S-box protein — protein MENYIWNQVLLELALSVGGELDLNKTLKKSTHAFLKKLGCTMVSVSRLEKDSFKPIYSVPYFIKEDSVHKSLIGELVSKLHAEGGNSQYCQVYKEEYYYGFVLDSFGLLVLGRATEFKYNQIKDLEPIVKLLAQSCMAACEVMRRISAEEKLQSEKILLNTIINNIPDPIYFKDLHGRKTMLNHAEAELLGMSAIEEVIGKKDADFYPKDIVQITEAEDQQIIKTKEPILNREACLLTPSGEKKWLIGNKIPQLDADGNVIGIVGISHDITQRKKSEEDFRENADKYQAIFNSFLDLYYRSDVKGNILELSPSVYKLSGYHAEELIGKTVDVVYADIESRNKMLKLLFEKGVINDYENLLIQKDGTKLSVSITSHLIKDENGNPAFIEGTIRDISERKRAEQIVRVSDERWQFALEGSGDGVWDWNILTNDVFFSRQWKAMLGYEESEIGHIIDEWESRIHPDDRKRVTTDLHNHFNSKAPYFINEHRVQCKDGSYKWILARGKVIHTVSGDESDRVLGTFTDITNRKQAEEKLNKLSNLQNLLTHLATDFINIPIENSAEAVNQLLSLIGVQLEVDRVYIFDYDELSDTMSNTFEWCGKGISPEIENLQEIPNELIPEWVSTHRSGEIMTIPDVNELPQGSNLRNILEPQGIKTLITIPMMFKNECLGFVGFDSVKMIRVWNKEEITFLRVLADLLSNVKDRKRTEEALRKREAYLKAIFNNIPYQMWLKDTKGKFLAVNEAFVNTFELDSIDSTIGKTVEDLWEPEVAGHFREQDEEVMKSSKLMTIEERLEVKGNKRWYEIYRAPILDEKGELLGTTGIARDITNRKDADRELKKATEAAESANSAKSRFLANMSHEIRTPLNAIIGMINMLDNTHLDDPQKKILRNLNSSSDSLFNIINDILDFSKIESGQLELEKTEFYIKDVVKKVFDTQEYKAEDKNIEFNYTIDANISPMLTGDPLRLQQVLVNLVSNAIKFTREGRVDLKCKLLSKEKGSNRIKFAVEDTGIGINPDHLSKIFESFQQEDESITRTYGGTGLGLPISKQLVELMGGSIHVESMKDVGSKFYFIIELQEGVPSEKNTVCEVVKPTQEALKDTRVLLVEDNKFNQIIAQSLLEKWQTKIQIAENGQQAVDILKTTAFDIILMDLQMPVMDGLTASKIIRDQLKINTPILALTANVLKGVIENCADAGMNGYISKPFNPDDFYLKMLSLIQNSQPVNGKEKIEEPSESQFITNGSYMDLSIISKILKGDEEQVTRMIRKFIEVTPAYVKDLVNAYKENNIEGVEIYAHKIKSSIDLVGSIEMKETIGKIHEYCKMWDQLHQLHKLVPEFGKQYEKLILQLTDELQVRA, from the coding sequence ATGGAAAATTATATCTGGAACCAGGTGCTGCTTGAACTTGCCCTCTCTGTTGGAGGGGAGCTGGACTTGAATAAGACACTCAAGAAATCTACCCACGCTTTCCTAAAGAAATTAGGATGTACTATGGTTAGCGTGAGCCGCCTGGAAAAAGACAGCTTCAAACCTATCTATTCAGTTCCTTATTTCATAAAGGAAGATTCAGTTCATAAGTCATTAATAGGAGAGCTTGTTAGTAAATTACATGCTGAAGGCGGAAACAGTCAATATTGCCAGGTTTATAAAGAAGAATATTATTACGGATTTGTCCTGGATTCATTTGGTCTGCTGGTATTAGGCAGGGCAACAGAATTCAAATACAACCAGATCAAGGACCTTGAACCTATTGTCAAATTGCTGGCCCAATCCTGCATGGCGGCCTGCGAAGTCATGAGGCGCATTTCTGCAGAAGAAAAACTTCAAAGTGAGAAAATCCTTCTGAATACAATCATTAATAACATTCCTGATCCAATTTACTTCAAGGACCTGCATGGAAGGAAAACCATGCTCAACCATGCTGAAGCCGAATTATTGGGGATGTCAGCGATTGAAGAAGTGATAGGTAAGAAAGATGCTGATTTTTATCCAAAGGATATCGTTCAGATCACAGAAGCAGAAGATCAGCAGATTATCAAAACAAAAGAACCCATCCTGAACCGGGAAGCATGCCTGCTTACTCCATCAGGAGAAAAAAAATGGCTCATCGGCAATAAAATACCCCAGTTGGATGCTGATGGAAACGTGATTGGAATAGTTGGAATCAGTCATGATATCACCCAACGAAAAAAATCAGAAGAAGATTTCAGGGAAAATGCCGACAAATACCAGGCAATCTTTAATTCATTCCTTGATCTGTACTATCGTTCCGACGTAAAAGGAAATATCCTGGAACTTTCTCCATCGGTTTATAAACTATCCGGTTATCACGCTGAGGAACTTATCGGTAAAACAGTTGATGTAGTTTATGCTGATATCGAGAGTCGGAATAAAATGCTTAAACTCCTTTTCGAAAAAGGGGTTATTAACGATTATGAAAACTTACTGATACAGAAGGATGGTACGAAGCTTTCAGTCTCTATTACCAGCCACCTGATCAAAGATGAAAATGGTAATCCCGCTTTTATTGAAGGAACCATAAGAGATATCTCCGAAAGGAAAAGAGCCGAGCAGATTGTGCGTGTAAGTGATGAACGTTGGCAGTTTGCCCTGGAGGGATCCGGTGATGGGGTTTGGGACTGGAACATTCTAACCAATGATGTATTCTTCTCCCGGCAATGGAAAGCCATGCTGGGGTATGAGGAATCTGAAATAGGCCACATAATCGATGAATGGGAAAGCCGGATTCATCCTGATGACAGGAAAAGGGTTACCACCGATCTCCACAACCATTTCAACAGTAAAGCCCCGTACTTCATTAATGAGCATCGGGTTCAATGTAAGGATGGTTCCTATAAATGGATACTTGCCAGGGGCAAAGTAATACATACAGTCTCAGGCGATGAATCGGACAGGGTACTGGGAACTTTCACCGATATCACTAATCGAAAGCAGGCCGAAGAAAAACTGAATAAGCTCAGTAACCTGCAAAATCTGCTCACTCATCTTGCGACAGATTTCATCAATATCCCGATTGAAAACAGTGCTGAAGCCGTAAATCAATTGCTTTCCCTTATCGGGGTACAACTGGAAGTTGATAGGGTCTATATCTTCGATTATGATGAACTTTCTGACACCATGTCGAATACATTTGAATGGTGTGGAAAAGGAATTAGCCCGGAAATAGAGAATCTTCAGGAAATCCCGAATGAACTGATTCCTGAATGGGTATCCACCCATCGGTCCGGTGAAATCATGACCATCCCTGATGTCAATGAGTTACCGCAAGGCAGCAATTTGCGAAATATCCTGGAACCACAAGGCATCAAAACCCTGATCACCATTCCTATGATGTTCAAAAATGAATGCCTGGGATTCGTAGGTTTTGATTCTGTAAAAATGATCAGGGTCTGGAATAAAGAAGAAATTACCTTCCTTCGCGTTCTGGCCGACCTGTTAAGTAATGTAAAAGATAGGAAACGTACCGAAGAGGCCCTCAGAAAACGGGAGGCTTACCTGAAGGCAATATTTAATAACATCCCTTACCAAATGTGGCTAAAGGACACAAAAGGTAAATTCCTGGCAGTTAATGAAGCTTTCGTAAATACTTTTGAGCTGGATTCCATCGATTCTACCATTGGAAAAACGGTGGAAGACCTCTGGGAACCAGAAGTAGCCGGTCATTTCAGAGAACAGGATGAAGAAGTGATGAAGTCATCGAAATTGATGACCATTGAAGAGAGGTTAGAGGTTAAAGGCAATAAAAGATGGTATGAAATTTACAGAGCCCCAATTCTCGACGAAAAAGGTGAATTGCTGGGGACTACAGGTATTGCCCGCGATATCACCAACAGGAAAGATGCCGATCGGGAACTGAAAAAAGCGACAGAAGCCGCAGAATCAGCAAATAGCGCCAAATCCAGGTTCCTGGCCAATATGAGCCATGAAATACGAACACCTCTGAATGCTATTATCGGGATGATTAATATGCTCGACAATACGCATCTGGACGACCCACAGAAAAAAATATTGAGGAACCTTAATTCCTCTTCTGATAGCCTGTTCAATATCATCAATGATATACTCGATTTCTCGAAAATTGAATCAGGTCAGCTGGAATTGGAAAAAACAGAGTTTTATATCAAAGATGTCGTCAAGAAAGTATTTGACACCCAGGAATATAAAGCTGAAGATAAAAATATTGAATTCAATTATACCATTGATGCCAATATCTCCCCCATGCTTACCGGTGACCCATTGCGCTTGCAGCAAGTCCTGGTGAACCTGGTTAGCAATGCTATTAAATTTACACGTGAAGGTAGGGTTGACTTGAAATGTAAGCTACTTTCCAAGGAAAAAGGTTCCAACAGGATCAAATTTGCTGTGGAAGATACCGGTATTGGTATCAACCCTGATCATTTATCAAAGATATTCGAGAGTTTCCAGCAGGAAGATGAAAGTATCACCCGTACCTATGGAGGCACCGGACTCGGATTGCCAATCAGTAAACAACTGGTAGAATTGATGGGAGGCTCCATTCATGTTGAAAGCATGAAAGATGTCGGAAGTAAGTTTTACTTTATCATAGAACTCCAGGAAGGAGTGCCTTCAGAAAAAAATACAGTTTGCGAAGTTGTAAAACCCACACAGGAAGCATTGAAGGATACCAGGGTTTTATTGGTTGAGGACAATAAGTTCAACCAGATCATTGCTCAATCATTATTGGAGAAATGGCAAACTAAAATTCAAATTGCCGAAAATGGACAACAAGCTGTCGATATTCTGAAAACAACAGCTTTTGATATCATCCTGATGGATTTGCAAATGCCGGTAATGGATGGTCTCACAGCCAGCAAAATTATCCGTGACCAGTTAAAAATTAACACTCCTATCCTTGCCTTAACTGCCAATGTACTAAAAGGCGTCATTGAAAACTGTGCCGATGCCGGCATGAATGGTTATATCTCCAAACCATTCAACCCCGACGATTTCTATCTGAAAATGCTGTCGCTGATTCAAAATTCTCAACCTGTTAATGGTAAGGAGAAAATAGAAGAACCGTCAGAGAGTCAGTTCATTACCAATGGTTCATACATGGATCTTAGTATTATTTCCAAAATTCTTAAAGGGGATGAAGAACAAGTGACCCGAATGATCAGGAAATTTATTGAGGTGACACCGGCTTATGTGAAAGACCTTGTAAATGCTTATAAGGAGAACAATATTGAAGGTGTTGAGATTTACGCCCATAAAATCAAATCAAGTATCGACCTGGTAGGTAGCATTGAAATGAAGGAAACCATTGGAAAGATTCATGAGTATTGCAAAATGTGGGACCAGCTCCACCAACTGCACAAACTGGTGCCGGAATTCGGGAAACAATACGAAAAACTGATTCTCCAGCTAACTGATGAACTTCAGGTAAGGGCTTAA
- a CDS encoding FIST C-terminal domain-containing protein produces the protein MIINIDRNGDLAKLKASILATESEVSVRSVMVLATETLSLNPGNFDNFLKGLSKPVFGGVFPQVLTELESISTGFIVAGLTQEVSTLILENISEEGTDFDQEFALPFQGKPVVDKTTFIFVDGMSKTIAPLLDATFNYFGLQSNYIGGGAGSANFTPIPCVITPKGILQDAALFAFADTISGVGVAHGWHPVSQPMKITESSYNSVQSIDWKPASEVYLDFIGNQEGEKGKSQLFEEIARSYPLGIVKVADELLVRDPVQTMNKSMICLGELPVNSFVYVLKGDAESLLAGTAKSRSIAENVFRETKSMVPGKQNTVTFFIDCITRAQFLGDKFTEELRIAAGETRLIGALSLGEIANSGHDYLEFYNKTSVVGIFEG, from the coding sequence ATGATCATAAACATTGACAGGAATGGTGACCTTGCTAAATTGAAGGCCTCGATCCTTGCAACTGAATCTGAAGTATCTGTCAGATCTGTAATGGTATTGGCCACTGAAACATTGTCATTGAACCCCGGTAATTTTGATAATTTTTTAAAAGGATTGTCAAAGCCTGTTTTTGGGGGAGTATTCCCACAAGTTTTGACAGAGCTGGAATCAATTTCAACCGGTTTTATCGTGGCAGGCCTGACCCAGGAGGTTTCGACCTTGATACTGGAAAATATCAGTGAAGAAGGTACTGATTTCGATCAGGAATTCGCATTGCCATTTCAGGGTAAGCCCGTTGTTGATAAAACGACTTTCATTTTTGTGGACGGAATGAGCAAAACCATTGCCCCGTTGCTGGACGCTACCTTTAATTATTTCGGATTACAATCGAACTATATCGGAGGAGGTGCCGGTTCAGCCAATTTCACACCTATTCCATGTGTCATTACTCCCAAAGGGATTCTCCAGGATGCGGCTTTATTTGCTTTTGCCGATACAATTAGTGGTGTTGGAGTAGCACATGGATGGCACCCGGTTTCACAGCCCATGAAAATTACTGAATCCAGTTATAATAGTGTTCAATCTATCGACTGGAAACCTGCCAGTGAAGTTTACCTCGATTTTATCGGTAATCAGGAAGGAGAAAAAGGGAAATCTCAATTATTCGAAGAAATCGCCAGGAGTTACCCCTTAGGAATCGTGAAAGTGGCAGATGAATTACTCGTCAGAGACCCTGTTCAAACCATGAATAAATCCATGATCTGCCTGGGTGAATTACCAGTTAATTCATTCGTATATGTTTTGAAAGGAGATGCTGAATCCTTGCTGGCTGGTACTGCCAAGTCAAGGAGTATTGCAGAAAATGTTTTCAGGGAAACCAAATCCATGGTTCCGGGGAAACAGAATACTGTCACCTTTTTTATAGATTGTATCACACGGGCTCAATTTCTCGGTGATAAGTTTACTGAAGAACTGCGGATCGCAGCAGGGGAAACCCGGCTGATTGGAGCCCTTTCTTTAGGTGAAATAGCCAATTCAGGGCATGATTACCTTGAGTTTTATAATAAAACTTCTGTAGTTGGAATATTTGAAGGATAA
- a CDS encoding response regulator, with the protein MTYRLSTLIHNLEAGILVEDEHRRIALINKHFCNLFKIPLEPDMMLGIDCSRAADDSGHMFSNPTHFSQRILQIISELKPVIGEELELPNGIFFERDYLPIISGNTFLGHLWQYKDITNRKNAEKALKKATEAAQAASLAKSRFLANMSHEIRTPLNAIVGMIRILGDTGLDDKQQILLRNLNTSSDNLLSIITDILDFSKIESGEIDLERTDFDIHELFRNIYDTYKYKAREKDLQFGMISDPAIKSCLLGDPVRIQQVLQNLLSNAIKFTSEGKVEIRNELLAIENGHFRIKFSVIDTGIGVSPENQKKIFDSFKQEDESTTRIYGGTGLGLAISSQLVGLMGGKLQLNSKKDSGSTFYFTIELPMGLQPAVQIPDSTPVPTSESLEGVRILLVEDNKFNQFIAQALLMKWGAVSDVAENGKKAIELIGKHKYDLILMDIQMPEMDGITATSLLRNEMKIETPILALTANVVKGVMEKCIEAGMDGYVSKPFDANDFYRKITSVLGGK; encoded by the coding sequence ATGACTTACAGGCTTTCAACCCTGATTCATAATCTTGAAGCAGGGATCCTGGTTGAAGATGAGCATCGGAGAATTGCCCTTATCAACAAACATTTCTGCAACCTTTTTAAAATCCCGCTGGAACCCGACATGATGCTGGGTATTGATTGCTCCCGGGCTGCAGATGATTCCGGGCATATGTTCAGTAACCCAACGCATTTTTCTCAACGTATCCTCCAAATCATCAGTGAACTGAAACCGGTGATAGGAGAAGAGCTTGAGCTGCCAAACGGCATCTTTTTCGAAAGGGACTATTTGCCTATTATTTCAGGAAACACTTTCTTAGGGCATTTATGGCAATATAAAGACATTACAAACCGGAAAAATGCTGAAAAGGCTTTAAAGAAAGCAACCGAAGCCGCCCAGGCAGCAAGTCTTGCCAAATCAAGGTTCCTGGCCAATATGAGCCATGAGATCAGAACCCCGCTGAATGCCATTGTAGGCATGATCAGGATTCTGGGTGATACAGGCCTGGATGACAAACAACAGATCTTGCTTCGAAATCTCAATACCTCATCGGATAACCTGTTAAGTATTATAACCGATATCCTGGATTTTTCCAAAATTGAATCCGGTGAAATCGATCTCGAAAGAACTGATTTCGATATTCATGAACTCTTTCGGAATATCTATGATACCTATAAATATAAAGCCCGCGAGAAGGATCTTCAATTCGGGATGATTTCAGATCCGGCCATTAAATCCTGCCTTTTAGGCGACCCGGTCAGAATTCAGCAGGTTTTGCAAAACCTCCTGAGTAACGCCATAAAATTTACCTCCGAAGGCAAGGTTGAGATCAGGAATGAATTGCTTGCCATCGAAAATGGTCATTTCAGGATAAAATTCAGTGTTATCGATACCGGGATCGGTGTAAGCCCTGAGAATCAGAAAAAGATTTTCGACAGTTTTAAACAGGAGGATGAAAGTACAACCCGGATCTATGGTGGAACCGGACTGGGCTTAGCCATAAGCAGTCAGCTGGTAGGATTGATGGGAGGGAAATTACAGTTAAATAGCAAGAAAGATTCAGGGAGTACATTTTATTTTACCATTGAACTGCCAATGGGTCTTCAGCCTGCTGTTCAAATCCCCGATAGTACACCTGTTCCAACAAGTGAATCACTCGAAGGAGTCAGGATTCTGCTGGTGGAAGATAATAAGTTCAACCAGTTTATTGCCCAGGCCCTCCTCATGAAATGGGGTGCTGTATCGGATGTGGCTGAAAATGGAAAGAAAGCCATCGAATTAATAGGCAAACATAAGTATGACCTGATATTAATGGATATTCAAATGCCTGAAATGGATGGGATTACAGCTACCTCTTTATTAAGAAATGAAATGAAGATTGAAACCCCTATCCTGGCGCTTACTGCCAATGTAGTAAAAGGTGTGATGGAAAAATGTATCGAAGCCGGAATGGATGGTTATGTGTCCAAACCTTTTGATGCCAATGATTTTTATCGAAAAATTACCAGTGTTTTGGGGGGGAAGTGA